A portion of the Lysinibacillus timonensis genome contains these proteins:
- the scpA gene encoding methylmalonyl-CoA mutase encodes MSPNFKSVDLHQVLIDGNLKTERSFMTNEGIEVKEYYTKADIENINHIHDVAGIAPNTRGPYPTMYVARPWTVRQYAGFSTAEESNAFYRRNLAMGQKGLSVAFDLATHRGYDSDHPRVKGDVGKAGVAIDSIEDMKILFDGIPLDQMSVSMTMNGAVLPIMAFYIVAAEEQGVTPEKLAGTIQNDILKEYMVRNTYIYPPEMSMKIIADIFEYTSKFMPKFNSISISGYHIQEAGATNDIELAYTLADGLEYVRTGLKAGIDIDSFAPRLSFFWAIGMNYYMEVAKMRAARRIWAQMMSTFNPKNPKSLALRTHSQTSGWSLTEQDPFNNVTRTLIEANAAAMGHTQSLHTNALDEAIALPTDFSARIARNTQLFLQEETGMTKVIDPWGGSYYVEKLTEELTEKAWALINEIEELGGMAKAIETGLPKMKVEESAAKRQAKIDSKTETIVGVNKYRLAEEEPIDILNIDNTIVRQKQIERLEKMKQERNEEEVQKHLARLTRAAETGEENLLAVAVDAARARASLGEISDAIEKVSGRHKAIIRSISGIYSSNFSDEELIAEVKQMTEEFLENEGRRPRILVAKMGQDGHDRGAKVVATGYADLGFDVDISPLFMTPAEAAQMAVENDVHCVGVSSLAAGHKTLVPELIDELRKLGREDIIVIVGGVIPAQDYEFLYEAGAVAIFGPGTVIPVSAIKIIEEIYKRLGYEEVSE; translated from the coding sequence ATGAGTCCAAATTTTAAATCAGTAGATCTTCATCAAGTATTAATTGATGGAAATTTGAAAACAGAACGTTCCTTTATGACAAATGAGGGGATCGAAGTAAAGGAATATTATACAAAAGCTGATATAGAAAACATTAACCATATCCATGATGTTGCAGGTATCGCACCAAATACGCGCGGACCTTATCCTACAATGTACGTAGCTCGTCCTTGGACTGTTCGTCAATATGCAGGGTTCTCAACAGCAGAAGAATCAAACGCCTTTTATCGTCGTAATTTAGCAATGGGGCAAAAAGGATTATCGGTTGCCTTTGATTTAGCAACGCATCGTGGATATGATTCTGATCACCCACGAGTTAAAGGTGATGTGGGGAAAGCAGGTGTTGCCATTGATTCAATAGAAGATATGAAAATATTGTTTGATGGAATTCCGCTCGACCAAATGTCTGTTTCCATGACGATGAATGGTGCTGTGTTACCAATTATGGCGTTTTATATTGTTGCTGCAGAAGAACAAGGAGTAACACCTGAAAAGTTAGCAGGTACCATTCAAAACGATATATTAAAAGAGTATATGGTAAGAAATACGTATATTTATCCACCAGAGATGTCAATGAAAATTATTGCAGACATTTTTGAGTATACAAGTAAGTTTATGCCAAAGTTCAATTCGATTTCGATATCTGGATATCATATACAAGAAGCTGGGGCAACAAATGATATCGAGCTTGCATATACATTAGCAGATGGACTAGAATATGTGCGCACGGGTTTAAAAGCAGGAATCGATATTGATTCATTTGCTCCACGACTTTCATTTTTCTGGGCTATTGGCATGAATTATTATATGGAAGTAGCAAAGATGCGCGCAGCACGCCGTATTTGGGCGCAAATGATGAGTACATTTAACCCGAAAAATCCTAAATCACTTGCTTTACGTACGCACTCTCAAACATCTGGATGGTCTTTAACTGAACAAGATCCGTTTAATAACGTAACACGTACACTTATTGAAGCAAATGCAGCAGCAATGGGGCACACACAGTCACTCCATACGAATGCACTAGATGAGGCAATTGCATTACCAACAGATTTTTCCGCCCGAATAGCCCGAAATACGCAATTATTTTTACAAGAGGAAACGGGTATGACGAAGGTAATTGACCCATGGGGTGGTTCTTACTATGTTGAAAAGTTAACAGAAGAACTAACAGAAAAAGCATGGGCATTGATTAATGAAATTGAAGAACTAGGTGGTATGGCAAAAGCAATTGAAACAGGACTACCAAAAATGAAAGTGGAAGAATCAGCAGCGAAACGCCAAGCAAAAATTGACTCAAAAACAGAAACAATTGTTGGCGTCAATAAATATCGTCTAGCGGAAGAAGAACCAATTGATATATTAAATATTGATAATACAATTGTACGTCAAAAGCAAATTGAAAGACTAGAAAAAATGAAGCAAGAACGTAACGAAGAAGAAGTTCAAAAACATTTAGCTCGACTGACACGAGCAGCAGAAACAGGTGAAGAAAACTTACTTGCAGTTGCCGTTGACGCAGCACGTGCAAGAGCTTCACTTGGTGAAATCTCCGATGCAATTGAAAAAGTATCAGGGCGTCATAAAGCCATCATTCGTTCAATTTCTGGAATTTATTCATCTAATTTCTCTGACGAAGAACTAATTGCTGAAGTGAAACAAATGACGGAAGAGTTTCTTGAAAATGAAGGTAGACGTCCACGTATTTTAGTTGCAAAAATGGGTCAAGATGGTCATGACCGTGGGGCAAAAGTCGTTGCTACAGGCTATGCGGATTTAGGTTTTGACGTTGATATATCCCCATTATTTATGACACCAGCAGAAGCTGCCCAAATGGCGGTAGAAAATGACGTGCATTGTGTTGGTGTTTCATCTCTTGCAGCTGGGCATAAGACGTTAGTACCGGAACTAATTGATGAACTGAGAAAGCTAGGTCGTGAAGACATTATTGTCATTGTTGGAGGTGTCATTCCTGCACAGGATTACGAATTTTTATATGAAGCTGGAGCAGTGGCTATTTTTGGACCTGGCACAGTCATTCCTGTATCCGCAATTAAAATCATTGAAGAGATATACAAGCGTTTAGGCTATGAGGAAGTGTCTGAATAA
- a CDS encoding methylmalonyl-CoA mutase family protein — protein sequence MSNLMKEIQFKQPSYDEWKEEAMKALKGKPFESLFTKTMEGITLEPLYTQQTIIDKLGDRLEKQIATIRSYKATDDFLCAQQIFGESDEQFFKNIEDSLNRGNQVLTIDSRVSFQWNDGLLTKLADILSIHPFKLVIHESTDAILTVFEKMNRSVRENVVGYVISEKPIILKGYPNIRTVCANTLPFHYNGASAVQELAIALAVAARYSKEADSFDTFTKHFFVHFAVDTQFFSEIAKLRAFKVLWKAFSSAFGVKKDLPVPIIAETSLRSYSKLDIYVNLLRAGNETLSALIGGADVFTVHPHDVLTKPTEQSIRIARNVALVLKEESYVANVKDPSGGSYYIESLTADFVEEAWALFLEIEESGGIDAYIQSGTLHSSIEEVNRLRNHSIETRKHSLIGTNIYANPVDELSTETNPLFSEVQRLATTFENLRTIYQTIQPKVAVLTYGKLKNFKARADFVSGFFATAGVVVEQSGVIESIETAMEWLNETNYHYVIIAASDEDTKNIVPVILESKREGYMLDVAGRFKEEESKWLANGLNGFIFAGQNIVEKLNTVAKSLKGVQS from the coding sequence ATGTCAAACCTAATGAAAGAAATCCAGTTTAAACAACCTTCATATGATGAGTGGAAAGAAGAGGCAATGAAAGCATTAAAGGGGAAGCCGTTTGAATCTCTTTTCACCAAAACAATGGAAGGTATTACGTTAGAACCTTTATATACTCAACAAACAATAATAGACAAATTAGGAGACCGACTAGAAAAACAAATTGCTACAATCCGATCATACAAGGCAACAGATGATTTTCTTTGTGCACAACAAATTTTTGGAGAATCAGATGAACAATTTTTCAAAAATATTGAAGATAGCTTAAACAGGGGTAACCAAGTTTTAACCATAGATAGTAGAGTATCATTTCAATGGAATGATGGACTATTAACTAAGCTTGCTGACATTCTTTCAATACATCCATTTAAACTTGTCATTCATGAGTCAACAGATGCAATATTAACCGTGTTCGAAAAAATGAATCGATCAGTCAGAGAAAATGTTGTAGGTTATGTTATATCAGAAAAACCGATTATATTAAAAGGATATCCGAACATCCGAACAGTTTGTGCGAATACGTTACCGTTCCATTATAACGGGGCAAGTGCTGTTCAAGAATTAGCTATTGCTTTAGCTGTTGCAGCCAGGTATTCAAAAGAAGCGGATAGTTTTGACACTTTTACCAAACACTTTTTCGTTCATTTTGCAGTGGACACACAGTTTTTCTCTGAAATTGCAAAACTACGTGCATTTAAAGTACTTTGGAAAGCGTTTTCATCAGCGTTTGGTGTCAAAAAGGATCTCCCTGTTCCCATTATTGCTGAAACATCATTAAGAAGTTATTCGAAACTAGATATATATGTTAACTTGCTTCGTGCAGGTAATGAAACTCTTTCAGCTTTAATTGGTGGTGCAGATGTATTTACTGTACATCCACATGATGTATTAACAAAGCCAACTGAACAATCAATACGTATCGCACGTAATGTTGCGCTAGTTTTGAAGGAAGAATCTTACGTTGCCAACGTAAAAGACCCATCAGGAGGTTCGTATTATATTGAGTCACTTACTGCAGATTTTGTAGAGGAAGCGTGGGCATTGTTTTTAGAAATTGAAGAATCTGGGGGTATTGATGCTTACATCCAATCTGGAACCCTTCATTCTAGTATAGAAGAAGTGAATCGATTGAGGAATCACTCGATTGAAACTCGTAAACATTCATTAATTGGCACAAACATTTACGCAAACCCAGTTGATGAATTATCTACGGAAACAAATCCACTATTTTCAGAAGTACAACGTTTAGCAACGACATTTGAAAACTTAAGAACAATCTATCAAACAATTCAACCTAAGGTAGCTGTACTTACCTATGGTAAACTGAAAAACTTTAAAGCACGTGCAGATTTTGTTTCTGGTTTCTTTGCAACAGCTGGAGTTGTTGTGGAACAATCGGGCGTGATTGAATCAATTGAAACAGCAATGGAGTGGTTAAATGAAACAAACTACCATTATGTGATTATTGCAGCATCAGATGAAGATACAAAAAATATAGTACCAGTTATTCTTGAAAGTAAACGTGAAGGTTATATGTTAGATGTTGCAGGGAGATTCAAAGAAGAAGAGTCTAAGTGGCTTGCAAATGGGCTTAATGGATTTATCTTTGCAGGACAAAACATAGTAGAGAAGCTGAATACGGTTGCTAAGAGTCTAAAGGGGGTACAATCATGA
- a CDS encoding dihydrolipoamide acetyltransferase family protein, whose protein sequence is MTIENILMPQLGESVTEGTIERWLVKPGDQVKKYDPIAEVVTDKVNAEIPSSFTGTIHELLAKEGETLSVGKVVCTMEVESSTSPPIEDSFTDAVDKQTVNLERNFQEPSVSKQREEKVRYSPAVLKLANEHNIDLTRLTGSGLEGRITRKDILKFIESGGIYEQSQSTTDTEILSEQVIQKIQQPVQVTQLTNHMVGDVEIPVTPIRRAIANNMVRSKHEIPHAWMMIEVDVTKLVSYRNHLKDNFKAKEGFNLTYFAFFVKAVSIALKEFPMMNSVWAGDKIIQKKDINISIAVATEDSLFVPVIKNADDKSIKGIAKEINDLSKIVRAGKLKSDHIQGGTFTVNNTGSFGSVQSMGIINYPQAAILQVESIVKRPVIIDGMFAARDMVNLCLSIDHRVLDGLICGKFLNRVKTILENVDGEKMSVY, encoded by the coding sequence ATGACCATTGAAAATATTTTGATGCCACAACTGGGCGAGAGTGTTACAGAAGGTACGATAGAAAGATGGCTCGTAAAACCGGGAGATCAAGTAAAGAAATATGATCCCATTGCAGAAGTCGTCACAGATAAAGTAAATGCAGAAATTCCTTCCTCATTTACTGGAACCATTCATGAATTACTTGCAAAAGAAGGAGAGACGTTATCTGTAGGAAAAGTTGTATGTACGATGGAAGTTGAATCTTCAACAAGTCCCCCAATAGAAGACTCTTTTACGGATGCTGTTGACAAACAAACAGTAAATTTAGAGCGAAACTTCCAGGAACCTTCTGTAAGTAAGCAAAGAGAGGAGAAAGTTCGCTATTCTCCTGCAGTATTAAAACTTGCTAATGAACATAATATCGACTTAACTAGACTGACTGGTTCTGGACTAGAAGGCCGAATTACACGGAAAGACATACTGAAGTTTATTGAATCTGGTGGAATTTATGAACAATCTCAAAGTACAACTGACACTGAAATCCTATCTGAGCAAGTAATACAAAAAATCCAACAACCCGTTCAAGTTACACAATTGACGAATCATATGGTAGGGGATGTCGAAATACCCGTTACACCAATTCGCCGTGCAATAGCCAACAATATGGTTCGAAGTAAACATGAGATTCCTCATGCATGGATGATGATTGAAGTAGACGTTACTAAATTAGTAAGCTATCGTAATCACCTAAAAGATAACTTCAAGGCAAAGGAAGGGTTTAATTTAACTTATTTTGCTTTCTTTGTGAAGGCAGTGTCGATTGCCTTGAAGGAGTTCCCAATGATGAACTCTGTTTGGGCAGGAGATAAAATTATTCAGAAAAAAGACATTAATATATCCATAGCCGTGGCAACGGAAGATTCATTATTTGTACCGGTAATCAAAAACGCTGATGATAAATCAATTAAGGGAATTGCAAAAGAAATAAACGATTTATCTAAAATTGTACGTGCTGGTAAATTAAAATCGGATCATATACAAGGTGGAACCTTCACGGTGAATAACACGGGTTCATTTGGCTCAGTTCAATCAATGGGCATTATTAATTATCCTCAAGCGGCCATTTTACAAGTAGAATCGATTGTTAAAAGACCTGTCATCATTGATGGTATGTTTGCTGCTCGAGATATGGTGAATTTGTGTTTGTCTATAGATCATCGTGTTTTAGATGGACTAATTTGTGGGAAATTCCTGAATCGAGTAAAAACGATTTTAGAAAACGTTGATGGAGAGAAGATGTCAGTATACTGA
- a CDS encoding alpha-ketoacid dehydrogenase subunit beta, translating to MAVMSYIEAINLAMKEELERDERVFILGEDVGRKGGVFKATANLYDQFGEYRVLDTPLAESAIAGVAIGAAMVGMRPIAEMQFADFIMPAVNQIVSEAAKIRYRSNNDWSCPLVVRAPFGGGIHGALYHSQSVEALFAGTPGLKIVIPSTPYDAKGLLKAAIRDEDPVLFFEHKRAYRLIKGEVPTEDYILPIGKADVKREGNDITVITYGLAVHFALQAAERLAADGIEVHVLDLRTVYPLDKEAIVEAASKTGKVLLITEDNKEGSVMSEVSAIIAEECLFELDAPIKRLAGPDIPAMPYSPTMEKFFMINPEKIEQAMRELAAF from the coding sequence ATGGCAGTAATGTCTTATATTGAGGCAATCAATCTTGCGATGAAAGAAGAATTGGAACGCGATGAGCGTGTTTTTATATTAGGGGAAGATGTTGGCCGAAAAGGTGGAGTGTTTAAAGCAACTGCAAACTTATATGATCAATTTGGAGAATACCGTGTCTTAGATACCCCATTAGCTGAAAGTGCAATTGCTGGAGTTGCGATTGGTGCAGCGATGGTAGGGATGCGCCCAATTGCAGAAATGCAGTTTGCTGATTTTATTATGCCAGCTGTAAATCAAATCGTATCTGAAGCAGCAAAGATTAGATACCGCTCAAACAATGATTGGAGTTGTCCATTAGTTGTACGTGCACCATTTGGTGGTGGTATACATGGGGCGTTATATCATTCACAATCTGTAGAAGCACTCTTTGCAGGAACGCCTGGTTTAAAAATTGTTATCCCGTCTACTCCATATGATGCAAAGGGGTTATTAAAAGCAGCGATTCGCGATGAAGATCCTGTATTATTTTTTGAACATAAGCGTGCTTATCGATTAATTAAAGGGGAAGTACCTACTGAAGATTATATTCTTCCAATTGGAAAAGCGGATGTGAAACGAGAGGGCAATGATATTACTGTCATTACCTATGGGTTAGCTGTTCACTTTGCTTTACAAGCTGCTGAAAGACTTGCTGCAGATGGTATTGAAGTACATGTACTAGATTTAAGGACAGTATATCCTCTTGACAAAGAGGCAATCGTCGAAGCCGCTAGTAAAACGGGGAAAGTACTTTTAATTACAGAAGATAATAAAGAAGGCAGTGTGATGAGTGAAGTTTCAGCAATCATTGCGGAAGAATGTTTATTCGAGTTAGATGCGCCTATAAAACGATTGGCTGGACCTGACATACCTGCAATGCCTTATTCACCAACGATGGAGAAATTCTTTATGATTAACCCTGAAAAAATAGAGCAAGCAATGCGTGAATTAGCTGCGTTTTAA
- a CDS encoding thiamine pyrophosphate-dependent dehydrogenase E1 component subunit alpha codes for MTDVKIHHKKLGLSDNDVLKMYETMLLARRIDERMWLLNRSGKIAFVISCQGQEAAQVGAAFALDTTKDYIAPYYRDMGVVLHFGMTAKDLLLSAFAKAEDPNSGGRQMPGHFGQKKNRILTGSSPVATQVPHAVGVALVSKMQKKDYLSFVTLGEGSTNQGDFHEGLNFAGVHKLPVITMVENNKYAISVPVEKQLGCANVSDRAIGYGMPGITVDGKNPLEVYKAVKEAANRARNGEGPTLIEAVTYRLTAHSSDDDDRQYRSAEDIAQGRANDPIVLFAQYLKENAVATDELLNEMNTRVMDIVNEATDYAEAASYSPPEHALKFVYAEGDGE; via the coding sequence ATGACAGATGTGAAAATCCATCACAAGAAATTAGGTTTAAGCGATAACGATGTGTTAAAAATGTATGAAACTATGCTATTAGCAAGAAGAATAGACGAAAGAATGTGGCTTTTAAATCGCTCAGGTAAAATCGCTTTCGTTATATCTTGTCAAGGTCAAGAGGCTGCTCAAGTAGGTGCTGCTTTCGCCCTGGACACAACAAAAGATTATATAGCTCCATATTATCGCGATATGGGGGTAGTTTTACATTTTGGAATGACTGCAAAAGACTTATTGCTGTCTGCATTCGCAAAAGCCGAAGATCCAAACTCGGGTGGACGTCAAATGCCTGGACATTTTGGACAAAAGAAAAATCGAATTTTAACTGGTTCATCACCTGTTGCTACTCAAGTACCTCATGCCGTTGGTGTAGCTCTTGTTAGTAAAATGCAGAAGAAAGACTATCTTTCATTTGTAACGTTGGGTGAAGGTTCAACAAACCAAGGTGATTTCCATGAAGGTCTAAATTTTGCTGGTGTTCATAAGCTTCCAGTCATCACAATGGTCGAAAATAATAAATATGCGATTAGTGTGCCAGTAGAGAAGCAATTAGGATGTGCAAATGTTTCAGATCGTGCGATTGGTTATGGAATGCCAGGAATAACAGTGGATGGTAAAAATCCATTAGAGGTTTATAAAGCGGTAAAAGAAGCAGCAAATCGTGCAAGAAATGGTGAAGGTCCAACTCTAATAGAAGCCGTAACATATCGCCTAACAGCACATTCTTCAGATGATGATGATCGTCAATATCGTTCGGCAGAGGATATCGCACAAGGGCGTGCAAATGATCCTATTGTTTTATTTGCGCAGTACTTAAAAGAAAATGCCGTAGCAACTGATGAGCTATTAAATGAAATGAATACACGAGTTATGGATATTGTGAACGAGGCAACTGATTATGCCGAAGCGGCATCTTATTCACCTCCAGAGCATGCACTGAAATTTGTCTATGCGGAAGGGGATGGTGAATAA
- the lpdA gene encoding dihydrolipoyl dehydrogenase, which yields MAQEYDLVILGGGTGGYVAAIKASQLGLSTAIVEKEHLGGTCLHKGCIPSKALLRSAEVYRQSLNAKEYGVETSNVHLNFNTVLSRKDLIIEQLHNGVKSLMKKGKIDVYYGTGRILGPSIFSPMAGTISVEKTGEENEMLLPKNIIIATGSSPRHLDGLNPDGKWIMNSDHALQMKELPSSILIIGGGVIGIEWASMLADFGVNVTVIEYSDRILPTEDVDISKEVENLLKRRGIKIFTNAQIQSERLELLDHGLIASALVNGVEQIFEAEKILVSVGRIGNSEDIGLDNTEIEVESGFIKVNKSFQTNEKHIYAIGDVIGGLQLAHVASHEGIAAVEHIVHGTIKDIQYANVARCIYSHPEVASIGLTEEEAKNKGYMLKIGKFPFKAIGKALVFGESDGFVKLIADQKTNDILGVHMIGPHVTEMISEAALAMLLDATPWEIGETIHPHPTLSEVIGEAALAVDGLAIHY from the coding sequence ATGGCTCAAGAATATGATCTAGTCATACTAGGTGGTGGAACAGGGGGATATGTAGCTGCAATAAAAGCAAGTCAGCTAGGCCTTTCTACTGCAATTGTTGAAAAAGAGCATCTTGGTGGCACTTGTTTACACAAAGGATGTATTCCTAGTAAGGCATTGCTAAGAAGTGCAGAAGTTTATCGACAATCGTTAAATGCAAAAGAATATGGTGTAGAAACTTCTAATGTTCACTTAAATTTTAACACTGTTTTAAGTAGAAAGGATTTAATCATAGAGCAACTTCATAACGGCGTGAAAAGCTTAATGAAAAAAGGAAAAATTGATGTTTATTATGGAACTGGTCGGATTTTAGGACCATCCATTTTCTCACCGATGGCAGGTACGATTTCTGTTGAAAAAACGGGTGAAGAAAATGAGATGTTGCTACCAAAGAACATCATCATTGCCACAGGATCGTCCCCTCGTCATTTAGATGGGTTAAATCCGGATGGTAAGTGGATTATGAACTCTGATCACGCACTACAAATGAAAGAGTTGCCATCTTCTATTCTCATAATTGGTGGTGGCGTAATAGGAATAGAATGGGCTTCTATGCTTGCAGATTTTGGGGTAAATGTAACTGTTATTGAATATAGTGACAGAATCCTTCCAACAGAAGATGTAGACATTTCTAAAGAAGTAGAAAACCTTCTAAAGAGACGAGGTATTAAAATTTTCACAAATGCCCAAATTCAATCAGAACGTTTGGAACTCTTGGACCATGGCTTAATAGCTTCTGCACTTGTCAATGGTGTGGAACAAATATTTGAAGCAGAAAAAATACTAGTATCCGTTGGCCGAATTGGAAATAGCGAAGATATTGGCTTAGACAATACAGAGATTGAAGTGGAATCCGGGTTTATTAAAGTAAACAAATCGTTTCAAACAAATGAAAAACATATTTATGCAATTGGAGATGTGATTGGTGGTTTGCAATTAGCACATGTCGCATCGCATGAAGGAATTGCCGCGGTGGAACATATTGTTCATGGTACAATTAAAGATATTCAATATGCTAATGTTGCACGTTGTATTTATTCCCATCCTGAAGTTGCGAGTATTGGATTAACTGAAGAGGAAGCAAAAAATAAAGGATATATGTTGAAAATTGGAAAATTCCCATTTAAAGCGATTGGGAAAGCATTAGTATTTGGTGAATCGGATGGATTTGTAAAGCTTATTGCAGACCAAAAAACAAATGATATTTTAGGAGTTCATATGATAGGTCCGCATGTTACAGAAATGATTTCGGAAGCAGCCCTCGCCATGTTGCTTGATGCAACCCCTTGGGAAATTGGTGAAACGATTCATCCACATCCAACATTAAGTGAAGTAATAGGAGAAGCAGCTCTAGCCGTTGATGGACTGGCGATACACTATTAA
- a CDS encoding Glu/Leu/Phe/Val dehydrogenase dimerization domain-containing protein yields the protein MEIFKYMEKYDYEQLLFCQDHTSGLKAIIAIHDTTLGPALGGVRMWPYATEEQAIDDALRLARGMTYKNAVAGLNLGGGKTVIIGDPIKDKNEEMFRALGRFIQGLNGRYITAEDVGTTVSDMDLIHEETNYVTGISPMFGSSGNPSPVTAYGVFLGMKAAVKEALGVDSMKGVRVAVQGLGNVAYTLCDYLHQEGAILVVTDINKKAIERVIQDFGAKMVLPNDIYKQDVDVFSPCALGAIINDETIPNFKAKVIAGSANNQLKESRHGDIIHELGIVYAPDYVINAGGVINVADELIGYNRERAMKRVETIYDNITKVFDISKQQNIPTYLAANRLAEERIKRLSKSRKQFLRNEKNILNGR from the coding sequence ATGGAAATCTTTAAGTATATGGAAAAGTATGATTACGAACAACTCTTATTTTGTCAGGATCACACTTCAGGCTTGAAAGCAATCATTGCAATCCATGATACAACACTTGGCCCTGCACTTGGTGGCGTGCGAATGTGGCCATATGCAACTGAAGAACAGGCAATTGATGACGCACTCCGACTAGCGCGGGGGATGACCTATAAAAATGCAGTTGCAGGGTTAAATTTGGGTGGAGGAAAAACAGTAATCATCGGTGACCCTATTAAAGATAAAAATGAAGAAATGTTTCGAGCGCTTGGTCGTTTTATTCAAGGTTTAAATGGGCGTTATATTACGGCTGAGGATGTAGGAACAACAGTATCGGATATGGACCTTATTCATGAGGAAACAAATTATGTTACGGGAATCTCACCAATGTTCGGATCATCAGGGAATCCATCACCTGTAACAGCATATGGAGTATTTTTAGGGATGAAGGCAGCTGTGAAGGAAGCACTAGGCGTTGACTCAATGAAGGGTGTAAGAGTTGCGGTTCAAGGACTCGGAAATGTTGCCTATACATTGTGTGACTATCTACATCAAGAAGGTGCAATACTAGTTGTAACAGATATTAACAAAAAAGCTATTGAACGAGTTATTCAGGATTTTGGTGCTAAAATGGTATTACCGAATGACATCTATAAACAAGATGTAGATGTTTTCTCACCGTGTGCTTTAGGAGCGATTATAAACGATGAAACAATTCCGAATTTTAAAGCAAAGGTTATTGCAGGGTCCGCAAATAATCAATTAAAAGAATCTCGTCATGGAGATATTATACATGAATTAGGAATCGTGTATGCCCCTGATTATGTGATTAATGCAGGAGGAGTAATTAATGTCGCAGATGAATTAATTGGTTATAATCGAGAGCGTGCAATGAAACGTGTAGAGACAATCTATGATAATATAACAAAAGTATTTGATATTTCAAAACAGCAAAATATTCCTACTTACTTAGCGGCAAATCGATTAGCAGAAGAGAGAATTAAGCGTCTATCAAAATCGAGAAAGCAATTTTTACGCAATGAGAAAAATATTTTGAATGGAAGATAA
- a CDS encoding DUF2627 domain-containing protein, with product MARMLAFIVLLIPAIMAGAGIKFMRDTLYAKLITPFPWLWLQFVIGVIFFVIGLGFFAGFLLHRDRKNGRVASTFQKESK from the coding sequence ATGGCACGAATGTTAGCTTTCATTGTATTGTTAATACCAGCGATTATGGCAGGTGCTGGTATTAAATTTATGCGGGATACATTATATGCAAAATTAATCACACCGTTTCCATGGTTATGGTTACAATTTGTAATTGGCGTTATTTTCTTTGTAATTGGACTTGGATTTTTTGCAGGCTTTTTACTCCATAGAGACCGAAAAAACGGACGAGTTGCCTCTACTTTCCAAAAAGAATCCAAATAA
- a CDS encoding glycerophosphodiester phosphodiesterase family protein: MSNKIPIYAHRGASGYILENTIQAFEKAKELGADGIEIDVQVTKDNVLIVYHDLDLKRLAGVNKMVEACSFEELKTVRIGKRFWRRFTNFSIPSLQQVVEWSNEENVPLNIELKESLLRNNEAIIGFLQNLKLPKDSHFSSFHDELLRVVKMQRPDFQTAILVTKKFDWEKLKNMSHIDAVHAHKRYYKQPYFEYCKQANKLLRCYSIKGNEQFLMNPNPQVFGWITDFPDKVLTMQN, from the coding sequence ATGTCTAATAAAATTCCAATCTATGCTCATAGAGGAGCTTCAGGTTATATACTTGAAAATACAATACAGGCATTTGAAAAAGCAAAAGAATTAGGCGCAGATGGTATTGAGATTGACGTACAAGTAACGAAAGACAATGTACTCATTGTTTATCACGATTTAGATTTAAAAAGATTAGCTGGGGTAAATAAAATGGTAGAAGCGTGTTCTTTTGAAGAATTAAAAACAGTTCGAATAGGCAAACGATTTTGGAGGAGATTTACAAATTTTAGTATTCCAAGCTTACAACAAGTCGTTGAATGGTCAAACGAAGAAAATGTGCCACTTAATATCGAATTAAAGGAATCATTATTGAGAAATAACGAAGCTATTATTGGTTTTTTACAAAATTTAAAATTACCTAAAGACAGTCATTTTTCATCATTTCATGACGAATTGCTAAGAGTAGTAAAAATGCAAAGGCCGGATTTTCAAACTGCTATACTAGTTACAAAAAAGTTTGATTGGGAAAAATTAAAAAACATGTCTCATATTGATGCCGTTCATGCTCATAAAAGATACTATAAGCAACCTTATTTTGAGTACTGTAAGCAAGCGAATAAATTGTTGCGATGCTACTCAATTAAAGGGAATGAACAATTTTTAATGAACCCCAACCCTCAAGTATTTGGGTGGATTACAGATTTTCCTGATAAAGTACTAACAATGCAAAATTAG